A section of the Sandaracinaceae bacterium genome encodes:
- the rpoN gene encoding RNA polymerase factor sigma-54, which translates to MEIKQQLRLSQQLVMTPQLQQAIKLLQMSRLELETLVREEMLENPVLEDQHETGETTDRDGTVNGDDRVEISTIDKQVAQDDKVKGEVGQETEKKADEIDWERYLENHSLQAPMPSFRRGNEDELPGYEATLSDGEDLVDHMWWQVRMSDLVESEMRFAALVLGNLDDSGMLKMEGVPPEEVVPKLAEESDLHPEDAEEVLKIIQKMDPLGVATRTLQECLHVQAEHFGMDPLTMQVIDGHLDNLERKNYQAIAKDLDVPVEEIYDVAQVIAELEPRPGRNFITEEPRYIVPDVHVHKVGEEYFVVANDDGMPKLKISGFYRSAMAGDPKAKEYIQNKLRSAQWLIRSIDQRRKTIVKVTECIVEKQREFFDKGIEHLKPMILRDIAESVGMHESTISRVTSNKYVATPRGVYELKFFFNSAIKREGAKEDIASEAVKQAIKKIIDAEDEQNPYSDQKIVEVLSQRDIKIARRTVAKYREMLGILSSSKRKKYF; encoded by the coding sequence ATGGAGATCAAGCAGCAGCTAAGACTGTCGCAGCAGCTCGTCATGACGCCGCAGCTGCAGCAGGCCATCAAGCTGCTCCAGATGTCCCGGCTCGAGCTGGAGACCCTCGTCCGCGAGGAGATGCTCGAGAACCCGGTCCTCGAGGACCAGCACGAGACCGGAGAGACCACCGACCGAGACGGCACCGTCAACGGCGACGATCGGGTCGAGATCTCCACCATCGACAAGCAGGTCGCGCAGGACGACAAGGTCAAGGGCGAGGTCGGGCAGGAGACCGAGAAGAAGGCCGACGAGATCGACTGGGAGCGCTACCTGGAGAACCACAGCCTCCAGGCCCCCATGCCCTCGTTCCGCCGGGGCAACGAGGACGAGCTGCCCGGCTACGAGGCGACGCTCAGCGACGGCGAGGACCTCGTGGACCACATGTGGTGGCAGGTCCGGATGAGCGACCTCGTCGAGAGCGAGATGCGGTTCGCCGCCCTCGTGCTCGGCAACCTCGACGACTCGGGCATGCTCAAGATGGAGGGCGTGCCGCCAGAAGAGGTGGTCCCGAAGCTGGCCGAGGAGTCGGACCTCCACCCGGAGGACGCCGAGGAGGTCCTGAAGATCATCCAGAAGATGGACCCGCTCGGCGTCGCGACGCGCACGCTCCAGGAGTGTCTGCACGTGCAGGCCGAGCACTTCGGCATGGACCCGCTGACCATGCAGGTCATCGACGGCCACCTCGACAACCTCGAGCGCAAGAACTACCAGGCCATCGCCAAGGACCTCGACGTCCCGGTAGAGGAGATCTACGACGTCGCGCAGGTCATCGCGGAGCTCGAGCCCCGCCCGGGGCGCAACTTCATCACGGAGGAGCCCCGCTACATCGTCCCCGACGTGCACGTGCACAAGGTGGGCGAGGAGTACTTCGTCGTCGCGAACGACGACGGCATGCCCAAGCTCAAGATCAGCGGCTTCTATCGGTCCGCGATGGCGGGCGACCCGAAGGCCAAGGAGTACATCCAGAACAAGCTGCGCAGCGCGCAGTGGCTGATCCGCAGCATCGACCAGCGCCGCAAGACCATCGTCAAGGTCACCGAGTGCATCGTCGAGAAGCAGCGGGAGTTCTTCGACAAGGGCATCGAGCACCTCAAGCCGATGATCCTGCGCGACATCGCCGAGTCCGTCGGCATGCACGAGTCGACCATCAGCCGCGTGACGAGCAACAAGTACGTCGCGACGCCTCGCGGTGTGTACGAGCTGAAGTTCTTCTTCAACAGCGCCATCAAGCGTGAGGGCGCCAAGGAGGACATCGCGTCCGAGGCGGTCAAGCAGGCGATCAAGAAGATCATCGACGCCGAGGACGAGCAGAACCCGTACAGCGATCAGAAGATCGTGGAGGTCCTCTCACAGCGCGACATCAAGATCGCGCGACGCACGGTGGCGAAGTATCGCGAGATGCTCGGCATCCTCAGCTCTTCGAAGCGCAAGAAGTACTTCTGA
- the raiA gene encoding ribosome-associated translation inhibitor RaiA → MQISFTFRNVESSDAVKGYAREKIAKMQKYLRTPLEADVILSIERHLHTVELSVRAEGERYAATVESEDMYASIDLVVDKVDRQVRDAKDEATARMKQSGGVTQLSGKRGGVPR, encoded by the coding sequence ATGCAGATCAGCTTCACGTTCCGCAACGTCGAATCGTCCGACGCGGTCAAAGGCTACGCCCGAGAGAAGATCGCGAAGATGCAGAAGTACCTCCGGACGCCGCTCGAGGCGGACGTGATCCTCTCCATCGAACGCCACCTGCACACGGTGGAGCTGTCGGTGCGAGCGGAGGGAGAGCGCTACGCCGCGACGGTGGAGTCCGAGGACATGTACGCGTCGATCGATCTCGTGGTCGACAAGGTCGACCGGCAGGTCCGCGACGCGAAGGACGAAGCCACCGCCCGCATGAAGCAGTCGGGCGGCGTCACGCAGCTGAGCGGGAAGCGCGGCGGCGTCCCTCGCTGA
- a CDS encoding PTS sugar transporter subunit IIA: MRLKGILTVERVTVRLGATTKSDALAELADLFVEGVSDVELDRDEVVRVFEEREALASTGVGSGVAIPHGRLASVPRLVAAVGVSAAGVEFDAIDGRPAHILVAVLGPERQTGEHLKALARFSKLLRNGVIRQKLLASSDAKAAYDLLIEEDERRS, translated from the coding sequence GTGCGCCTCAAAGGCATCCTGACCGTCGAGAGAGTCACCGTTCGGCTCGGCGCGACGACCAAGTCGGACGCGCTGGCCGAGCTCGCCGATCTCTTCGTGGAGGGGGTCAGCGACGTGGAGCTCGACCGGGACGAGGTCGTGCGTGTTTTCGAGGAGCGGGAGGCGCTCGCGAGCACGGGGGTCGGGAGCGGCGTCGCGATCCCACACGGGCGGCTGGCGTCGGTGCCCCGGCTCGTGGCCGCGGTGGGCGTGTCGGCCGCCGGGGTCGAGTTCGACGCGATCGACGGCCGGCCGGCGCACATCCTCGTGGCGGTGCTGGGCCCGGAGCGCCAGACGGGCGAGCACCTCAAGGCCCTCGCGCGCTTCTCGAAGCTGCTGCGCAACGGCGTGATCCGCCAGAAGCTGCTCGCGTCGTCGGACGCGAAGGCCGCGTACGATCTGCTGATCGAAGAGGACGAGCGCCGGAGCTGA
- the hprK gene encoding HPr(Ser) kinase/phosphatase: protein MATADSLPPPASPTTVRSLLAREGVGEIVTVVAGESGLDRPIEHPRIQKSGLVLAGHSHGIVPTRVQILGETEISFLETLPRDVCLERVRGFFGLELSCVIVTRGVEPLPALAAQAAETSTPLIVSKPRSSATIAAIHQALDRLLAPKEQRHGVMVEVHGIGTLLLGPSGIGKSECALFLVERGHRLVADDQVHLTRLPNNQVTAAPAPLLKHHLEIRGLGILNVRDLFGATSVWDEAVVDLVAELCPWNEEEEYERLGLDELTETILGVDLPKLRIPVRPGRDMGVILEVAARNELLKEAGHHSARDFARRLSRQLGLRDPDAR from the coding sequence GTGGCCACCGCCGACAGCCTGCCGCCGCCCGCGTCTCCGACCACCGTGCGCTCGCTCCTCGCGCGCGAAGGCGTGGGGGAGATCGTAACGGTCGTCGCGGGCGAGAGCGGGCTGGACCGGCCGATCGAGCACCCGCGGATCCAGAAGTCCGGCCTCGTGCTCGCCGGGCACAGCCACGGCATCGTGCCGACCCGGGTGCAGATCCTCGGCGAGACCGAGATCAGCTTCCTCGAGACCCTGCCCCGCGACGTGTGCCTGGAGCGGGTGCGCGGCTTCTTCGGGCTCGAGCTGAGCTGCGTCATCGTCACGCGCGGGGTGGAGCCGCTCCCCGCGCTGGCCGCCCAGGCCGCGGAGACGAGCACGCCGCTCATCGTCTCCAAGCCCCGGTCGAGCGCGACCATCGCCGCCATTCATCAGGCGCTCGACCGCCTCCTGGCGCCCAAGGAGCAGCGCCACGGCGTGATGGTGGAGGTGCACGGCATCGGCACCCTGCTGCTCGGCCCGAGCGGCATCGGCAAGAGCGAGTGCGCGCTCTTCCTGGTCGAGCGCGGACACCGGCTGGTCGCCGACGACCAGGTCCACCTGACGCGGCTCCCCAACAACCAGGTCACCGCCGCCCCCGCGCCGCTCCTGAAGCACCACCTCGAGATCCGCGGGCTGGGCATCCTCAACGTGCGCGATCTCTTCGGCGCCACGAGCGTCTGGGACGAGGCGGTGGTCGACCTCGTGGCCGAGCTGTGCCCGTGGAACGAGGAGGAGGAGTACGAGCGGCTCGGGCTCGACGAGTTGACCGAGACGATCCTCGGGGTCGACCTGCCCAAGCTCCGGATCCCCGTCCGCCCCGGCCGCGACATGGGCGTCATCCTCGAGGTCGCGGCGCGCAACGAGCTGCTGAAGGAGGCCGGCCACCACTCGGCCCGCGACTTCGCCCGGCGCCTGTCACGGCAGCTCGGCCTGCGGGACCCCGACGCGCGCTGA
- the rapZ gene encoding RNase adapter RapZ has protein sequence MTEGLHIVVVTGMSGAGRSSALRVLEDLGYFCVDNLPPALAPQLVQLLEGELSRVGFGMDVRTGTFLEGAEQTFTELEALGHETEVIFLDCADDVLVRRFSETRRPHPLAQGADVLAGIKAERERLAALRKRARHVIDTTSTSVHDLRRNLIDYIARGGSQPRMAIRVVSFGFKYGLPVDADLVFDLRFLPNPHFVPHLKPRTGREADVADYVLSAEPTQELLADLRTLLGHTVPRYEQEGKAYLTIAVGCTGGRHRSVAIAEELGRWLREGGRDAVVDHRDVER, from the coding sequence GTGACCGAAGGGCTCCACATCGTCGTCGTGACCGGCATGAGCGGCGCGGGCCGCTCGAGCGCCCTCCGGGTCCTCGAGGACCTCGGCTACTTCTGCGTGGACAACCTCCCGCCCGCGCTCGCGCCGCAGCTGGTGCAGCTGCTCGAGGGGGAGCTGTCGCGCGTCGGCTTCGGCATGGACGTCCGCACCGGCACCTTCCTCGAGGGGGCCGAGCAGACCTTCACCGAGCTCGAGGCGCTTGGGCACGAGACCGAGGTGATCTTCCTCGACTGCGCCGACGACGTGCTCGTCCGCCGGTTCAGCGAGACCCGCCGCCCGCACCCGCTCGCGCAGGGCGCGGACGTGCTCGCTGGCATCAAGGCGGAGCGCGAGCGCCTCGCCGCGCTGCGCAAGCGCGCCCGCCATGTCATCGATACGACGAGCACGTCGGTCCACGATCTGCGGCGGAACCTCATCGACTACATCGCGCGCGGCGGCAGCCAGCCGCGCATGGCGATCCGCGTCGTCTCGTTCGGGTTCAAGTACGGCCTGCCCGTCGACGCGGATCTGGTGTTCGATCTGCGGTTCCTGCCGAACCCTCACTTCGTGCCCCACCTGAAGCCGCGGACGGGGCGCGAGGCGGACGTCGCGGACTACGTGCTGAGCGCGGAGCCGACGCAGGAGCTCCTCGCCGACCTGCGCACTCTCCTCGGGCACACCGTGCCGCGCTACGAGCAGGAAGGGAAAGCGTACTTGACGATCGCCGTCGGCTGCACCGGGGGTAGGCACCGCTCCGTGGCCATCGCCGAGGAGCTCGGGCGCTGGCTCCGCGAGGGAGGGCGCGACGCGGTGGTCGACCACCGGGACGTCGAGCGCTGA
- a CDS encoding HPr family phosphocarrier protein, whose product MANGTFEIVNELGLHARAATKLVQLATRFDAKVELEKDGQRANAKSVMGVLLLCGAKGTQVTVHADGSDAAEAVDAIGALIAERFGEAQ is encoded by the coding sequence ATGGCGAACGGCACCTTCGAGATCGTCAACGAGCTGGGTCTGCACGCGCGCGCGGCCACCAAGCTCGTGCAGCTCGCGACGCGCTTCGACGCGAAGGTGGAGCTCGAGAAGGACGGCCAGCGCGCCAACGCCAAGAGCGTCATGGGCGTGCTGCTGCTCTGCGGCGCCAAGGGGACCCAGGTGACCGTGCACGCCGACGGGAGCGACGCCGCGGAGGCCGTGGACGCCATCGGGGCGCTCATCGCGGAGCGCTTCGGAGAGGCGCAGTGA
- the ptsP gene encoding phosphoenolpyruvate--protein phosphotransferase → MKLERQALIGIGASPGVAIGPVTVYDRRSVPVPRRRLREDEVEDEVARLEKGIEDARREVEEVRDGLPEDAGADHRLLLETQLMMHGDELLLNGARDAIRDHQLNAEWALRRTVDAMRARLRAASSPYFRERADDVGMVGEHVLRVLTGAPRALPHIEAGAILVATDLSPAEAAQLATTEVRALVTDGGSASSHTAILARALQIPAVVGVSDVTRLVGPGDTLVVDALRGEVVIFPDEEEVEEARERATRFRDFKGRLRDSERSAAETVDGVRVSLLANVELELDVARAKGEGADGIGLYRTEYLYLDRDEAPPEEEQAAIYRRVARRIAPKPVTFRTFDLGADKMPHGMRKGPNPALGLRALRVAFERPELLVTQLRALLRASVEGNVQVMFPMVSSVGDLRRAKVLLERAREDLDAEGAAYGPVAIGSMLEVPSAMVVADRLANECDFFSIGTNDLTQYTLAVDRFDPRVAHLARPLDPAVLRLLASAREAAAAADVPISICGDLAADPVATPVLLGLGFERLSMPMAAIPLVREVVSRIDVEACRELAAEALTQDGADDVERLVSARFGSALAELWREQGLHLPRS, encoded by the coding sequence GTGAAGCTCGAGCGGCAGGCGCTGATCGGCATCGGCGCCTCCCCCGGCGTCGCGATCGGGCCGGTCACCGTCTACGACCGCCGCAGCGTGCCCGTGCCGCGCCGCCGCCTGCGGGAGGACGAGGTCGAGGACGAGGTCGCGCGGCTCGAGAAGGGCATCGAGGACGCGCGCCGCGAGGTCGAGGAGGTGCGCGATGGGCTCCCCGAGGACGCCGGCGCGGACCACCGGCTGCTGCTCGAGACCCAGCTCATGATGCACGGCGACGAGCTGCTGCTGAACGGGGCGCGCGACGCGATCCGAGATCATCAGCTCAACGCGGAGTGGGCGCTGCGCCGCACCGTGGACGCGATGCGGGCGCGCCTGCGAGCCGCGTCGTCTCCGTATTTCCGCGAGCGCGCGGACGACGTCGGCATGGTGGGGGAGCACGTCTTGCGTGTCCTCACGGGCGCGCCGCGCGCGCTGCCGCACATCGAGGCGGGGGCCATCCTCGTGGCGACGGACCTGAGCCCCGCCGAGGCCGCGCAGCTCGCCACGACCGAGGTGCGCGCGCTCGTCACCGACGGCGGGAGCGCGAGCAGCCACACCGCGATCCTCGCGCGCGCGCTCCAGATCCCCGCGGTGGTCGGGGTGAGCGACGTGACGCGCCTGGTCGGCCCCGGCGACACCCTGGTCGTCGACGCCCTCCGCGGCGAGGTGGTGATCTTCCCCGACGAGGAGGAGGTGGAGGAGGCGCGCGAGCGGGCGACGCGGTTCCGCGACTTCAAGGGGCGCCTGCGAGACTCCGAGCGGAGCGCGGCGGAGACGGTCGACGGCGTGCGCGTCTCGCTGCTGGCCAACGTGGAGCTCGAGCTCGACGTGGCCCGCGCGAAGGGGGAGGGCGCGGACGGCATCGGGCTCTACCGCACGGAGTACCTCTACCTCGACCGGGACGAGGCGCCGCCCGAGGAGGAGCAGGCCGCCATCTACCGTCGCGTCGCGCGACGCATCGCGCCCAAGCCCGTCACCTTCCGGACCTTCGATCTCGGGGCCGACAAGATGCCGCACGGGATGCGCAAGGGCCCCAACCCCGCGCTCGGCCTGCGCGCCCTGCGGGTCGCCTTCGAGCGGCCCGAGCTGCTCGTGACCCAGCTCCGCGCTCTCTTGCGCGCGTCGGTCGAGGGCAACGTGCAGGTCATGTTCCCCATGGTCTCGAGCGTCGGCGATCTGCGCCGCGCGAAGGTGCTGCTCGAGCGGGCGCGCGAGGACCTGGACGCGGAGGGCGCGGCCTACGGTCCCGTGGCCATCGGCTCCATGCTCGAGGTGCCCTCGGCGATGGTGGTCGCCGATCGGCTCGCCAACGAGTGCGACTTCTTCAGCATCGGCACGAACGATCTGACGCAATATACGTTGGCGGTCGACCGCTTCGACCCGAGGGTGGCGCACCTGGCCCGTCCCCTCGACCCGGCCGTGCTCCGGCTCCTGGCCAGCGCGCGCGAGGCCGCGGCGGCGGCCGACGTGCCCATCAGCATCTGCGGCGACCTCGCCGCGGACCCGGTCGCCACGCCCGTCCTGCTCGGCCTCGGCTTCGAGCGCCTCTCGATGCCCATGGCCGCCATCCCGCTCGTCCGCGAGGTCGTCAGCCGGATCGACGTCGAGGCGTGCCGCGAGCTCGCCGCCGAGGCGCTGACCCAGGACGGCGCCGATGACGTGGAGCGTCTGGTGTCGGCCCGCTTCGGCAGCGCGCTCGCGGAGCTCTGGCGCGAGCAGGGCCTGCACCTGCCGCGCAGCTGA
- a CDS encoding TlpA disulfide reductase family protein — protein sequence MRCTPPLLASLALLVSACGGAPQTSERGTRIGMSGDDTSGSGGAAASAPPAVAGSVELALRLPDGAFIDVGELRGRPVMLFLFATFDAVSQMMLRPLEAFHAAHPEVDLIGVATQPDARLLIDAYVHALSPSFPVAYDPEESLPGDDTVLGPIEAIPALVLLDARGVVVARRYGFVEPPDIEAMLGAAH from the coding sequence ATGCGCTGCACCCCTCCCCTGCTCGCCTCGCTCGCGCTGCTCGTGTCCGCGTGCGGCGGCGCCCCGCAGACCTCGGAGCGCGGGACGCGCATCGGCATGAGCGGAGACGACACCTCCGGGAGCGGCGGCGCCGCCGCCAGCGCGCCGCCCGCGGTCGCGGGCTCGGTCGAGCTCGCGCTGCGCCTGCCCGACGGCGCGTTCATCGACGTGGGGGAGCTCCGCGGGCGCCCGGTGATGCTCTTCCTCTTCGCGACGTTCGACGCGGTCAGCCAGATGATGCTGCGCCCCCTCGAGGCCTTCCACGCGGCGCACCCCGAGGTCGACCTCATCGGCGTGGCGACCCAGCCCGACGCGCGGCTCCTCATCGACGCCTACGTGCACGCGCTCTCGCCGAGCTTCCCGGTCGCGTACGACCCGGAGGAGTCGCTCCCCGGCGACGACACCGTGCTCGGTCCCATCGAGGCGATCCCGGCCCTCGTGCTGCTCGACGCGCGCGGCGTCGTGGTCGCCCGGCGCTACGGCTTCGTGGAGCCCCCCGACATCGAGGCGATGCTCGGCGCGGCGCACTGA